The proteins below come from a single Deinococcus depolymerans genomic window:
- a CDS encoding DUF2721 domain-containing protein, giving the protein MADSGLQVLTAMITPAVLISGAGTLLMSTSSRLGRVTDRVRQLTARFKELVTEDGRQEGLAREEKRLIVQQLPRLARRSRIIVRAMTSLYLAVALLVLTSILIGSSALLNQAAGLLPVMIAIAGSASLAYGALLLSFETRLSASTTREEMKFLVALGEHYAGLYDERLMKEVGEKLDV; this is encoded by the coding sequence ATGGCAGATTCCGGCCTTCAGGTTCTCACCGCCATGATCACCCCGGCCGTCCTGATCAGCGGGGCGGGCACGCTGCTCATGAGCACCAGCAGCCGCCTGGGCCGCGTGACCGACCGCGTCCGGCAACTCACGGCGCGCTTCAAGGAACTCGTGACCGAGGACGGCCGCCAGGAGGGCCTGGCCCGCGAGGAGAAACGCCTGATCGTGCAGCAACTCCCACGACTGGCGCGGCGCAGCCGCATCATCGTGCGGGCCATGACCTCGCTGTACCTCGCCGTGGCCCTGCTGGTCCTGACCAGCATCCTGATCGGCAGCAGCGCCCTGCTGAACCAGGCGGCCGGCCTGCTGCCCGTCATGATCGCCATTGCCGGGTCAGCCAGCCTCGCGTACGGCGCGCTGCTCCTGAGTTTCGAGACGCGCCTGAGCGCCAGCACCACCCGCGAGGAAATGAAATTCCTCGTTGCCCTCGGCGAACACTACGCCGGGCTGTACGACGAACGCCTCATGAAAGAGGTCGGCGAGAAACTCGACGTGTAA
- a CDS encoding aminotransferase class I/II-fold pyridoxal phosphate-dependent enzyme, with protein MWRSVRAGAVPGSVFALMDAAKERARAAGLAVVDLSIGSSDLPPPDVVLEVLRGATRDPGTYRYPLFSDTAPLREAAAAYLARRFGVTVDAQTEVLPLIGAQEGLAHLLLAVTDPGDTLLLPDPCYPPYLGAAAVAGLNVVTLPLRAERGFLPDLDSVPPGVRPRALLLNYPNNPTSAVADAAFFRKAAAWCRARGTLLIHDHPYAELTFGEYRAPSALEAGLDGVIELHSLSKTHHMGGFRVGFAAGDAGAVAALAGVKGAVDFHPYLGIQRAAAYALLLPDAVGRAGAAVFETRRDALVPALRTLGWEVETPQASMYAWARVPGLRDSVAFAVRAAERTGVAVSPGAAFGAGGEGFVRFALVQPPEVLRAAARTLGSVPVS; from the coding sequence ATGTGGCGGTCAGTGCGTGCAGGGGCGGTACCGGGAAGCGTGTTCGCGTTGATGGACGCCGCGAAGGAGCGGGCGCGGGCGGCGGGGCTGGCAGTGGTGGACCTGAGTATCGGCAGCAGTGACCTGCCCCCGCCGGACGTGGTGCTGGAGGTGCTGCGCGGCGCGACGCGGGATCCCGGCACGTACCGCTACCCGCTGTTCAGCGACACGGCGCCGCTGCGGGAAGCGGCGGCCGCCTACCTCGCCCGCCGGTTCGGCGTGACGGTGGACGCGCAGACAGAGGTGCTGCCGCTGATCGGCGCGCAGGAGGGCCTGGCGCACCTGCTGCTGGCCGTGACGGACCCCGGCGACACGCTGCTGCTGCCGGACCCCTGCTACCCGCCGTACCTGGGGGCGGCGGCCGTGGCGGGCCTGAACGTGGTGACGCTGCCCCTGCGCGCCGAGCGGGGGTTCCTGCCGGACCTGGACAGCGTGCCGCCGGGCGTGCGGCCGCGGGCGCTGCTGCTGAACTACCCGAACAATCCGACGTCGGCGGTGGCGGACGCGGCGTTCTTCCGGAAGGCAGCCGCGTGGTGCCGGGCGCGGGGCACGCTGCTGATTCACGATCACCCGTACGCGGAACTGACCTTCGGCGAGTACCGCGCGCCGAGTGCGCTGGAGGCCGGGCTGGACGGCGTGATCGAGCTGCACTCGCTGAGCAAGACGCACCACATGGGCGGGTTCCGGGTGGGTTTCGCCGCGGGGGACGCCGGGGCGGTCGCGGCGCTGGCCGGCGTGAAGGGCGCCGTGGATTTCCACCCGTACCTGGGCATTCAGCGGGCGGCGGCGTACGCGCTCTTACTGCCGGACGCGGTGGGGCGGGCGGGCGCGGCGGTGTTCGAGACGCGGCGGGACGCGCTGGTGCCGGCGCTGCGGACGCTGGGCTGGGAGGTGGAGACGCCGCAGGCGAGCATGTACGCCTGGGCGCGCGTGCCGGGGCTGCGCGACAGCGTGGCGTTCGCGGTGCGGGCGGCCGAGCGGACCGGCGTGGCGGTCAGTCCCGGCGCGGCCTTCGGGGCGGGTGGCGAGGGCTTCGTGCGCTTCGCGCTGGTGCAGCCGCCCGAGGTGCTGCGCGCGGCGGCGCGGACGCTGGGGTCCGTGCCGGTCAGCTGA
- a CDS encoding exodeoxyribonuclease III, translating to MTDGVMTDVAVGRAGGLKVTTLNVNGLRSALRKGLADWAERERPDVLLLQEVRADPMPDALAHLGYQGAWFPAGKAGYSGVAVLARHPLEDVRAGMAHAEMDAEGRVVSAVVRGVRFVSVYLPSGSSGPERQEFKDRVLGDFQAWTDALLAEGTPVVIGGDYNVAHREVDLKNWRGNQKNSGFLPHEREWMTRHLASGLTDTHRACLGEQAEYTWWSNRANAYANNVGWRIDYLLASGVDVQDVRVGRDARLSDHAPLSGWVRAGR from the coding sequence ATGACGGATGGCGTGATGACGGACGTGGCAGTGGGCCGGGCGGGCGGGTTGAAGGTCACGACCCTGAACGTGAACGGGCTGCGCAGCGCGCTGCGCAAGGGGCTGGCGGACTGGGCGGAGCGTGAGCGGCCGGACGTGCTGCTGCTGCAGGAGGTGCGGGCCGATCCCATGCCGGACGCGCTGGCGCACCTGGGGTATCAGGGCGCGTGGTTCCCGGCGGGGAAGGCCGGGTACAGCGGCGTGGCGGTCCTGGCGCGGCACCCGCTGGAGGACGTGCGGGCCGGCATGGCGCACGCCGAGATGGACGCCGAGGGGCGTGTGGTCAGCGCCGTGGTGCGGGGGGTGCGCTTCGTGAGCGTGTACCTGCCGAGCGGCAGCAGCGGCCCGGAGCGTCAGGAGTTCAAGGACCGGGTGCTGGGTGACTTTCAGGCCTGGACGGACGCGCTGCTGGCCGAGGGAACGCCGGTCGTGATCGGCGGGGATTACAACGTCGCGCACCGCGAGGTGGACCTGAAGAACTGGCGGGGCAACCAGAAGAACAGCGGGTTCCTGCCGCACGAGCGCGAGTGGATGACCCGCCACCTCGCGTCGGGCCTGACCGACACGCACCGCGCCTGCCTGGGCGAGCAGGCCGAGTACACCTGGTGGAGTAACCGCGCGAACGCCTACGCGAACAACGTGGGGTGGCGCATCGATTACCTGCTGGCCTCGGGCGTGGACGTGCAGGACGTGCGGGTGGGCCGGGACGCGCGCCTGAGCGACCACGCGCCGCTGAGCGGCTGGGTGCGGGCCGGCAGGTGA
- the rnr gene encoding ribonuclease R produces the protein MKKTEAVPATPSAGTEPTKTAQRKQKQRPDVTATQTVADATNSTTSQPDAQVAPGSSGAARKPAGAGRGSRSAARPAEAGALAATPRKAARRTASTPDSTPDTGPEAATPAAAVQAETAAPGAKPRKAARTTRAASREGLADAAPPAAPVAATPGTDAPASPVKRGRGRRVPADVVADLTADVPPAEGLNDGAAAAPDAPVPAPAVDAGRGRRTAAGRSGKAQGASPAADPAGQPVKARRGRKPRAETAFPAAPGVSVPEAAVPEVASPEVASPEVASPEVAAVQEAAAPAPAMPADDQPAVDAPARRGRAARTGKQAPAVPAAAEATARPVRRGRKPRTETPGGDAGRPVTSPAGAEATADQQDAGLEAQSSPLILEVPKKRGGRGRRPALAADQTLPDLLSGVEAIPAQVDEVDAAGVPSASATVETAEKPARRGRKPRAATAAPAPQAEQSGESGDVDRADPDTALPDDGLPEDGLLDSGAQDGDGDTSLLEANPARDIVVAQLRKLGRPVHVKDLERTFTRQTIRRLGNWRDLTDLLESLVEQGQVIRTRKKTYGLPEAMSLVRGRFQASAAGFGFVIPDSGGDDFYIPAEQTMEAWNGDIVLVRMEGRGDTGRGGGPRRGQKGDGNPRASVVRIVQRAYKQLVGTLEFHHGHPILKPDDHRARHRILVLPDGLDELEAGARVVTELFWPENTGEDEVFGQVTRVLGAEDDPVTETEAVIVKFGLRGEFPPEVEEQANAIPTRIPEEALKGRLDLREFNIFTVDGRDAKDFDDAIHIQPTPEGTFVVGIHIADVSHYVTEGTPLDEEAYARATSVYLPGRVLPMLPEHLSNGVCSLVPYEDRLTMTAMVELSAEGEILKVQIAPSVINSKARLTYDEVQAYSEATAPLPEQARQLEGDLHLLLKITTKLRQKRLREGSLDFKLREVKVDVGADGRMELIPIREETARGMIEDLMLLANKVVAHELLQREIPALFRIHEEPTLQRFQDVTNAIGRLGFSFPGGEPTPQAYQAVLKQVRGTPRESVVNTLLLRSMQQAKYAGENLGHFGLAFDEYLHFTSPIRRYPDLLVHRVLKGMLSGELKAGNREVAKLQGRLPAMGDHTSDRERTASEAERDLTKYYQAKWAQEHLGESFTGNVSGVVASGLFVALDNGVEGKLHISNLDDDYYAFIEDAQMLRGRSRGRSYRLGDPVHVTISTVNPLARQTDFTLADPTSPDYRPGDIHQETDMDSPVKPRARRREDREQEKREKLQSVPVSEPKKFTLDDPSHRPALSPAPERGGRGRGREGAREGRAPGRTFGGVSMGGRSRRVITLERPRNEHLRPVNITVQRMYFGDWTLENMPPEDGQGGRSGGRPPGRGERGGERGAERGRGFTRGGSDRGAVQRVNGRQGPQGGRGAQNTQRESVTAQVPETAAAGSADDAKRRRRRRGRRGNGSGGTPQG, from the coding sequence ATGAAGAAGACGGAAGCGGTGCCAGCCACCCCCAGTGCCGGCACCGAGCCCACCAAGACAGCGCAGCGCAAGCAGAAACAGCGGCCGGACGTGACCGCGACCCAGACCGTGGCGGACGCCACGAATTCCACGACCAGCCAGCCGGACGCGCAGGTCGCGCCCGGTTCATCCGGCGCGGCCCGGAAGCCTGCCGGAGCGGGCCGCGGCAGCCGCAGCGCCGCCCGCCCCGCCGAGGCAGGTGCGTTGGCAGCCACTCCCAGGAAGGCGGCCCGCCGGACCGCCTCCACCCCCGACAGCACGCCCGACACCGGCCCCGAGGCGGCCACGCCGGCCGCTGCCGTCCAGGCCGAGACGGCCGCCCCCGGCGCGAAACCGCGGAAGGCGGCCCGGACCACCCGGGCAGCCAGCCGCGAAGGCCTGGCTGACGCCGCGCCCCCGGCCGCGCCGGTGGCCGCCACGCCCGGAACGGACGCGCCCGCCAGCCCGGTGAAACGTGGGCGTGGCCGGCGCGTTCCGGCCGACGTGGTTGCCGACCTGACCGCCGACGTGCCGCCCGCCGAGGGTCTGAACGACGGCGCGGCCGCCGCTCCGGACGCTCCGGTGCCGGCGCCTGCCGTGGACGCCGGACGGGGTCGCCGGACCGCGGCGGGTCGCTCCGGGAAAGCGCAGGGGGCCAGCCCCGCCGCGGACCCCGCCGGGCAGCCCGTGAAGGCCCGCCGCGGCCGGAAACCCCGCGCGGAAACGGCGTTCCCCGCCGCGCCCGGAGTCTCGGTTCCCGAAGCGGCCGTTCCCGAAGTGGCCAGTCCCGAAGTGGCCAGTCCCGAAGTGGCCAGTCCCGAAGTGGCCGCTGTTCAGGAGGCCGCTGCGCCGGCGCCCGCCATGCCGGCGGATGACCAGCCGGCCGTGGACGCCCCGGCCCGCCGCGGCCGCGCAGCCCGCACCGGGAAGCAGGCCCCGGCGGTGCCGGCCGCGGCCGAGGCGACGGCACGCCCGGTTCGCCGTGGCCGCAAGCCCCGCACGGAAACGCCCGGCGGGGACGCCGGGCGTCCCGTGACCTCTCCGGCAGGGGCGGAGGCGACCGCAGATCAGCAGGATGCCGGACTGGAAGCCCAGTCCAGCCCGCTGATCCTGGAAGTACCGAAGAAGCGGGGCGGCCGTGGTCGCCGCCCGGCGCTGGCGGCGGATCAGACGCTGCCGGACCTGCTGTCGGGCGTGGAGGCCATTCCCGCGCAGGTGGATGAGGTGGACGCCGCCGGCGTTCCGTCGGCCTCGGCGACGGTGGAGACGGCCGAGAAACCGGCGCGTCGGGGCCGCAAGCCGCGCGCGGCCACGGCGGCCCCCGCGCCCCAGGCGGAGCAGAGCGGCGAGAGCGGTGACGTGGACCGCGCCGACCCGGACACGGCGCTGCCGGACGACGGGCTGCCGGAGGACGGGCTGCTGGACAGCGGGGCGCAGGACGGCGACGGGGACACCTCGCTGCTCGAGGCGAATCCGGCGCGTGACATCGTGGTCGCGCAGCTGCGCAAGCTGGGCCGCCCGGTGCACGTCAAGGACCTGGAGCGGACCTTCACGCGGCAGACCATCCGACGCCTGGGGAACTGGCGGGACCTGACCGACCTGCTCGAATCGCTGGTCGAGCAGGGGCAGGTCATCCGGACGCGCAAGAAGACGTACGGTCTGCCCGAGGCGATGAGCCTGGTGCGCGGGCGGTTCCAGGCGTCGGCGGCGGGCTTCGGCTTCGTGATTCCCGACAGCGGCGGCGACGACTTCTACATCCCGGCCGAGCAGACCATGGAAGCCTGGAACGGCGACATCGTGCTGGTCCGCATGGAGGGCCGCGGCGACACGGGCCGGGGCGGCGGGCCGCGCCGTGGGCAGAAGGGCGACGGGAACCCGCGCGCCAGCGTCGTGCGGATCGTGCAGCGCGCGTACAAGCAGCTGGTGGGCACCCTGGAATTCCATCACGGGCACCCGATCCTCAAACCCGACGATCACCGGGCGCGGCACCGCATCCTGGTGCTGCCCGACGGTCTGGACGAGCTGGAGGCGGGCGCGCGCGTGGTCACGGAACTGTTCTGGCCGGAGAACACCGGCGAGGACGAGGTGTTCGGGCAGGTCACGCGGGTGCTGGGCGCCGAGGACGATCCCGTGACCGAGACGGAAGCGGTGATCGTGAAGTTCGGGCTGCGCGGCGAGTTCCCGCCCGAGGTCGAGGAGCAGGCGAACGCCATTCCCACGCGGATTCCCGAGGAGGCCCTGAAGGGCCGCCTGGACCTGCGGGAGTTCAACATCTTCACGGTGGACGGCCGGGACGCGAAGGATTTCGACGACGCGATCCACATCCAGCCGACCCCGGAGGGGACGTTCGTGGTCGGCATTCACATCGCGGACGTGAGCCACTACGTGACCGAGGGCACGCCGCTGGACGAAGAGGCGTACGCCCGCGCGACCAGCGTGTACCTGCCGGGGCGGGTGCTGCCGATGCTGCCCGAGCACCTGAGTAACGGCGTGTGCTCGCTGGTGCCGTACGAGGACCGCCTGACCATGACGGCCATGGTGGAACTGAGTGCCGAGGGTGAGATCCTGAAGGTGCAGATCGCGCCCAGCGTGATCAACTCCAAGGCCCGCCTGACGTACGACGAGGTGCAGGCGTACAGCGAGGCGACCGCCCCGCTGCCCGAGCAGGCCCGTCAGCTCGAGGGGGACCTGCACCTGCTGCTGAAGATCACGACCAAGCTGCGCCAGAAGCGTCTGCGTGAGGGGTCGCTGGACTTCAAGCTGCGCGAGGTGAAGGTGGACGTGGGTGCCGACGGCCGCATGGAACTCATCCCGATCCGCGAGGAGACGGCGCGCGGCATGATCGAGGACCTGATGCTGCTGGCGAACAAGGTCGTGGCGCACGAGCTGCTGCAACGGGAGATTCCGGCACTGTTCCGCATTCACGAGGAACCGACGCTGCAGCGCTTCCAGGACGTGACGAACGCCATCGGGCGGCTGGGCTTCTCGTTCCCGGGTGGGGAGCCGACCCCGCAGGCGTACCAGGCGGTCCTGAAGCAGGTGCGGGGCACGCCGCGCGAGAGCGTGGTGAACACGCTGCTGCTGCGAAGCATGCAGCAGGCGAAGTACGCCGGGGAGAACCTGGGGCACTTCGGGCTGGCGTTCGACGAGTACCTGCACTTCACCTCTCCCATCCGCCGCTACCCGGACCTGCTGGTGCACCGCGTGCTCAAGGGCATGCTGAGCGGGGAACTGAAAGCCGGGAACCGCGAGGTCGCCAAGCTGCAGGGTCGCCTGCCGGCCATGGGGGACCACACCAGTGACCGTGAGCGCACGGCCAGCGAGGCCGAGCGTGATCTGACGAAGTACTACCAGGCGAAGTGGGCCCAGGAGCACCTGGGCGAGAGCTTCACCGGGAACGTGTCGGGCGTGGTGGCCAGCGGGCTGTTCGTGGCGCTGGACAACGGCGTGGAAGGCAAACTGCACATCAGCAACCTGGACGACGATTACTACGCGTTCATCGAGGACGCGCAGATGCTGCGGGGCCGCAGCCGGGGCCGCTCGTACCGCCTGGGTGACCCGGTGCACGTGACCATCAGTACCGTGAACCCGCTGGCCCGCCAGACGGATTTCACGCTGGCCGATCCGACCAGCCCGGACTACCGACCGGGCGACATTCATCAGGAGACCGATATGGATTCACCCGTTAAACCGCGCGCCCGGCGCCGCGAAGACCGTGAGCAGGAAAAACGTGAGAAGCTGCAGAGCGTGCCCGTGAGTGAACCCAAGAAGTTCACGCTGGACGATCCCTCGCACCGGCCTGCGCTGTCGCCCGCTCCGGAGCGGGGCGGCCGTGGCCGCGGCCGTGAGGGTGCGCGGGAGGGGCGGGCGCCGGGCCGCACCTTCGGCGGCGTGAGCATGGGCGGGCGTTCCCGGCGCGTGATCACGCTGGAGCGTCCGCGCAACGAGCACCTGCGCCCGGTGAACATCACGGTGCAGCGGATGTACTTCGGGGACTGGACGCTGGAGAACATGCCGCCCGAGGACGGCCAGGGTGGCCGCAGTGGCGGTCGCCCGCCGGGGCGCGGTGAGCGCGGAGGCGAGCGTGGCGCGGAGCGTGGGCGCGGGTTCACGCGTGGCGGCAGCGACCGGGGCGCGGTGCAGCGCGTGAACGGCCGTCAGGGGCCGCAGGGTGGGCGCGGCGCGCAGAACACCCAGCGGGAGTCCGTGACGGCGCAGGTGCCCGAGACGGCCGCGGCCGGCAGCGCGGACGATGCCAAACGCCGCCGCCGCCGCCGGGGCCGGCGGGGCAACGGCAGTGGCGGTACCCCGCAGGGCTGA
- the treZ gene encoding malto-oligosyltrehalose trehalohydrolase produces the protein MSDSEYAARRDSPQDQVRSRLGAHLLPGGRETRFRVWSTRAQQVTVRVNGERHPMEALPGAYFELVLPVGAGSRYLFELDGQPTPDPYALFLPDGVHGEAEVVDLGTYQWQHTDWNGLPLPECVFYELHVGTFTPAGTLRAAQERLPYLRDLGVTAVQLMPLAAFPGQRGWGYDGVAMYAPFAPYGRPEDLMAFVDAAHGLGLAVFLDVVYNHFGPDGNYLLSYSPSYFTDRFHTAWGQGLDYAEEHMRRYITGNARLWLQEYRIDGLRLDATAAMQDDSELHILRELAREVHALGGRHVLLAEDHRNEPSLVTDDGLDGIWVDDFHHEVRVTLTGEQEGYYGGFRGGAAELAQVINRGWQYEGQFWDVTGEEHHRGRPADALEAPSFVYCIQNHDQIGNRALGDRLHQTDGVTLAEYRGAGTLLLTLPMTPLIFQGQEWAAGTPFPFFSDHHGELGALVSEGRRREFAYFSSFSGANIPDPQAEATFLSAKLDWSELERGEHARTLALYRRLLHLRRHDPVLCQRSRRFLSAGSSGDGRVLWVQWRTPQGERTLLWNLGSQPLQDLAALPVPSGAPVLLRSEDPDGSPLSARPLAPGEALLLGDPA, from the coding sequence ATGAGTGACTCGGAATACGCGGCCCGTCGGGACAGTCCGCAGGATCAGGTGAGGTCGAGGCTGGGAGCGCACCTGCTGCCGGGCGGCCGGGAGACCCGCTTCCGGGTGTGGAGTACCCGCGCGCAGCAGGTGACCGTTCGGGTGAACGGCGAACGTCACCCGATGGAAGCGCTTCCCGGTGCGTACTTCGAGCTGGTCCTGCCGGTCGGGGCGGGCAGCCGCTACCTGTTCGAACTGGACGGTCAACCCACCCCGGACCCCTACGCGCTGTTCCTGCCGGACGGCGTGCACGGTGAGGCCGAGGTCGTGGACCTGGGAACGTACCAGTGGCAGCACACCGACTGGAACGGCCTGCCGTTGCCGGAGTGCGTGTTCTACGAGCTGCACGTGGGTACCTTCACGCCAGCGGGCACGCTGCGGGCCGCGCAGGAGCGGCTGCCGTACCTGCGGGACCTGGGCGTGACGGCCGTGCAGCTGATGCCGCTGGCCGCCTTTCCCGGTCAGCGGGGCTGGGGCTACGACGGCGTGGCGATGTACGCGCCGTTCGCGCCGTACGGCCGGCCCGAGGACCTGATGGCCTTCGTGGACGCCGCGCACGGGCTGGGGCTGGCCGTGTTCCTGGACGTCGTGTACAACCACTTCGGGCCGGACGGGAACTACCTGCTGTCGTACAGCCCGTCGTACTTCACGGACCGCTTCCACACCGCGTGGGGGCAGGGCCTGGACTACGCCGAGGAGCACATGCGGCGCTACATCACCGGGAACGCCCGGCTGTGGTTGCAGGAGTACCGCATCGACGGCCTGCGGCTGGACGCCACGGCCGCCATGCAGGACGACAGCGAACTGCACATCCTGCGGGAACTGGCGCGCGAGGTTCACGCGCTGGGGGGCCGTCACGTCCTGCTGGCCGAGGATCACCGCAACGAACCGTCCCTGGTGACCGACGACGGCCTGGACGGCATCTGGGTGGACGACTTCCATCACGAGGTCCGCGTGACCCTGACCGGCGAGCAGGAAGGCTACTACGGGGGCTTCCGGGGCGGCGCGGCCGAACTGGCGCAGGTCATCAACCGCGGCTGGCAGTACGAGGGGCAGTTCTGGGACGTGACCGGCGAGGAACACCACCGGGGACGGCCGGCCGACGCGCTGGAAGCCCCGAGTTTCGTGTACTGCATCCAGAACCACGACCAGATCGGGAACCGGGCACTGGGGGACCGGCTGCACCAGACGGACGGCGTGACCCTCGCCGAGTACCGGGGGGCCGGCACGCTGCTGCTGACGCTGCCCATGACGCCGCTGATCTTCCAGGGGCAGGAGTGGGCGGCCGGGACGCCCTTCCCGTTCTTCAGCGACCATCACGGCGAGCTGGGAGCGCTGGTCAGCGAGGGCCGCCGCCGGGAGTTCGCGTACTTCTCCAGTTTCAGTGGCGCGAACATCCCGGACCCACAGGCGGAGGCCACGTTCCTGAGCGCGAAACTCGACTGGTCCGAACTGGAACGCGGCGAGCACGCGCGCACGCTGGCGCTGTACCGCCGCCTGCTGCACCTGCGGCGGCACGACCCGGTGCTGTGCCAGCGGTCCCGGCGCTTCCTGTCGGCCGGCAGCAGCGGGGACGGCCGGGTGCTGTGGGTGCAGTGGCGGACCCCGCAGGGGGAACGGACGCTGCTGTGGAACCTGGGTTCGCAGCCGCTGCAGGACCTGGCCGCGCTGCCGGTTCCGTCCGGCGCGCCGGTCCTGCTGCGCTCGGAGGACCCGGACGGCTCACCGCTGAGCGCGCGTCCGCTGGCACCGGGCGAGGCGCTGCTGCTGGGAGACCCGGCGTGA